The Candidatus Thermoplasmatota archaeon genome segment ATCAGTAATGTCTCCCAAAACAGCAACAAATTGAATCGGGCAAGGAGTTCCATCGCATTTGATATTATTTTTATTTTCATTTATCCAATCGATTGCTTTCTTTAATCTTTCACTAAGGTAATAATCTTCTCCTCCATATCCGTCATCATAACTTTCCCCATCATAATCTGGATAACCTCTCCCCAAATGAATGTCAGTAATAATGGCAAATGACCACTTTCGAGGCTTTTCCCAGCCGCTTTCTTCCATAAAAGGATATCTATCTATAATGCGGTGATGAGGGCGAGCACGGGAAATATAAGGGGTATCACCTATTCCATCTGATCCCGGTTGATCTTGATTTGGACCCGAATGTAAATCTACTCCAGTATAATCCGACCAATAATTCCCTCCATCAGGGTAACCATTATCGAAGATATTATCTAATCCGCTATAAATGACCGCTTGTCTACCATTGTGTATGAAATTATTATGAAAAATTTGGTTTTCATAGGAGTAACGCAAGTAAATTCCATAACCGTTCCTCGTTATGTTATTTTTAGAGACTAAATTATTACGTGACTCAGGATAAGCGCCATATCCAAAATAGATGCCATATATATGATCACTGATGTCATTTTTAGATATAATATTATCCTTAGAAAGACTCAGTCCGATACCAAACCAGAAGTTACTTTTTATACTGTTTTCCAAAATGCGATTCCTAGATGATTTCCAAAGAAAAATAGCTTCTGTTGTGTTTCCTGTTAGGCTATTTTTCCAAATAGTGTTATTGCCAGATCCTGGGTAAAGCAAAATACCCCACCTATTTCCTTTTATATTATTTCCATAAAAAGTATTATTCTCTGAACGACAAAAAATACCAGATTGATTTCCTACTATTACATTCTCAGAGATTATATTACCCGAAGAATGAATGATCACACCATGGTAGTTATTTTTGCAATTATTTTCTAGCATGCGATTATTATTTGAGCTTCCATAAAAAGAGAGACCCTGGTCAGAATTGTTCGAAATTGTGTTATTTAATAAATTATTGTTGCTTGAGTCACTTAGCCAAATACCAAATTTGCTATGCGAAAAATTATTGTTTAATATTGTGTTGTTGTTTGAGAACCCTAGAGATAGACATGTATATTTTCCATTATAACAATTGTTATTAGATATA includes the following:
- a CDS encoding NosD domain-containing protein, which translates into the protein IKIPLITLVLFSLLLPNPPSSFAKNKIQAEGEINGEILGEQLFQESEFPLEPSIPGRIEKTGTYFEIRDSEYLNITLKSTEEIKIVLESIPRMISMDIEAAKDNINSTELTIGGLKVNETYYKYQDSYKNETVFVSDGNGNYSWRQDLSQPHHIWIQEKRGTIFIPDDCSKYGIWDEATRTCTLNRDLTESVEFTSDNIILDCQTRNITGDQTSYGIYLNGKTSVVIKSCIISNFSVNLGLFNSSGNTISNNNCYNGKYTCLSLGFSNNNTILNNNFSHSKFGIWLSDSSNNNLLNNTISNNSDQGLSFYGSSNNNRMLENNCKNNYHGVIIHSSGNIISENVIVGNQSGIFCRSENNTFYGNNIKGNRWGILLYPGSGNNTIWKNSLTGNTTEAIFLWKSSRNRILENSIKSNFWFGIGLSLSKDNIISKNDISDHIYGIYFGYGAYPESRNNLVSKNNITRNGYGIYLRYSYENQIFHNNFIHNGRQAVIYSGLDNIFDNGYPDGGNYWSDYTGVDLHSGPNQDQPGSDGIGDTPYISRARPHHRIIDRYPFMEESGWEKPRKWSFAIITDIHLGRGYPDYDGESYDDGYGGEDYYLSERLKKAIDWINENKNNIKCDGTPCPIQFVAVLGDITD